One genomic segment of Bremerella sp. JC817 includes these proteins:
- a CDS encoding ATP-grasp domain-containing protein, with product MWGNGFHSLNITTHRRDTTKRDAFCSEFVQDVYLSFLQKAFAAAGAVIRENLRLGCGFGFMMSGTSMGAVFIYELITGGGLHAIDGAPEPSGSLLHEGMVMLSAIVADFAAIEGMEVTVLRDARLSPLDIAASHQIVVNDSEEERTAFDQAATATDATLVIAPEFAGLHLERTRWAEQAGAALLSPGSDFVAIASNKWHTFQKWREAKVPTVDTFRIVDQASWRHLLELPVITKPVDGAGSEGVLSWNAGKEIDPALWEDETFLIQPKMCGDSISCSALGSDNGLSLLPASIQRLDKDFKYLGGTLPLPSEMNERAHRLMSQAIRTLPPFRGYVGLDMILGLCPEGTNDVAVDLNPRLTSSYVGLRRHLRDNLAQAMLDVVAGRPYQPNAGSSRVDFEVL from the coding sequence TTGTGGGGAAATGGATTCCACAGTCTCAATATAACAACACATCGAAGGGATACGACTAAACGGGATGCATTTTGTAGCGAATTTGTTCAAGACGTTTATCTGAGTTTCCTGCAAAAAGCGTTTGCTGCCGCTGGGGCTGTTATCCGCGAGAACCTACGGCTAGGCTGCGGTTTTGGATTCATGATGTCAGGAACCAGCATGGGTGCTGTTTTCATTTACGAGCTGATTACTGGCGGTGGTTTGCACGCGATCGACGGCGCGCCAGAGCCAAGCGGGTCTTTGCTGCACGAAGGAATGGTGATGCTCTCCGCGATTGTCGCAGACTTCGCGGCCATTGAAGGGATGGAAGTCACCGTGCTTCGCGATGCTCGGTTGAGCCCGCTCGATATCGCCGCATCGCATCAGATCGTGGTGAATGATTCGGAAGAAGAACGCACTGCCTTCGATCAGGCCGCCACGGCGACGGACGCGACCCTTGTGATTGCTCCGGAGTTTGCAGGCTTACATCTCGAGCGAACGCGCTGGGCGGAACAGGCCGGCGCCGCCTTGCTGAGTCCTGGCTCCGATTTCGTTGCGATCGCCAGCAACAAGTGGCACACCTTTCAGAAGTGGCGAGAGGCCAAGGTACCGACCGTCGATACCTTTCGCATCGTCGATCAGGCCAGTTGGCGTCATCTGCTCGAGCTGCCGGTGATCACCAAACCGGTCGATGGAGCAGGCTCCGAGGGAGTTCTTTCTTGGAATGCGGGAAAAGAGATCGACCCGGCCCTTTGGGAGGACGAAACATTTCTCATTCAGCCCAAGATGTGTGGCGATTCCATTAGTTGCTCGGCGCTGGGAAGTGATAACGGTTTAAGTTTGCTTCCGGCCTCGATTCAGCGGTTGGATAAAGATTTCAAATATCTTGGAGGTACGTTGCCCCTCCCTTCGGAGATGAATGAGAGAGCGCATCGCCTTATGTCACAAGCAATTAGGACGTTGCCCCCTTTTCGGGGATATGTTGGGCTTGATATGATTCTGGGGCTTTGTCCCGAGGGTACAAACGATGTCGCGGTTGATTTAAACCCCCGGCTGACAAGCTCTTATGTGGGCCTGCGTCGACATCTTCGAGACAATCTGGCACAAGCCATGCTCGATGTCGTCGCTGGACGCCCCTACCAACCGAATGCGGGAAGCAGTCGAGTTGATTTTGAGGTTCTTTGA
- a CDS encoding hydantoinase/oxoprolinase family protein: protein MTVLGVDIGGANIKIATGDGFAHSFPFAIWKKKHELVVNLKHVLGMTPVFDRVAVTMTAELADCFGSKAEGVRFVLAAIREVFAEYPVKVYTVTGKMVTLEEGILDPMSVAAANWHALGSFGGHWFKGKNGLVVDVGSTTTDIIPVVGGQVASKSQSDVQRLLAGELVYLGVERTPICGITDHVTFRGKRCPTANEWFATSIDVLLALGLFDEEPENHGTADGRPATREFAKTRLARMICADGDEVTWTEINEMARELNSIMVKKIAAGIRQVVEEQKMEVELTVISGHGDFLAEAALDAAGVVTHREYLTDLIGANAARCAPAYALAILAEKMWD from the coding sequence ATGACCGTTCTGGGCGTCGACATTGGAGGAGCCAATATCAAAATTGCCACGGGCGACGGGTTTGCCCACTCGTTCCCCTTCGCCATCTGGAAGAAGAAACACGAGTTGGTTGTCAACCTGAAGCATGTGCTGGGCATGACGCCGGTCTTCGATCGTGTCGCGGTGACGATGACGGCCGAGTTGGCCGACTGCTTTGGCTCGAAGGCGGAAGGTGTCCGCTTCGTACTGGCCGCCATTCGCGAAGTCTTCGCCGAATATCCCGTGAAGGTCTATACAGTGACCGGCAAGATGGTGACGCTCGAGGAAGGGATCCTCGATCCGATGTCGGTCGCAGCCGCCAACTGGCATGCCTTGGGAAGCTTCGGCGGGCATTGGTTCAAAGGCAAGAACGGCCTGGTTGTTGACGTTGGTTCGACGACCACCGATATCATCCCCGTGGTGGGCGGTCAGGTTGCCAGCAAGTCGCAGTCAGACGTGCAGCGTCTGTTGGCCGGCGAACTGGTTTACTTGGGCGTCGAGCGAACTCCGATCTGTGGCATCACCGATCATGTCACCTTCCGCGGCAAGCGTTGCCCGACGGCGAACGAATGGTTTGCCACGTCGATCGACGTGCTGCTGGCCCTGGGGCTTTTCGACGAAGAGCCGGAAAATCATGGCACCGCCGACGGACGTCCGGCCACGCGTGAGTTCGCCAAGACGCGACTGGCTCGCATGATTTGTGCCGACGGCGACGAAGTGACTTGGACCGAAATCAACGAGATGGCTCGCGAGCTGAACTCGATTATGGTCAAGAAGATCGCGGCCGGTATTCGCCAGGTGGTCGAAGAGCAGAAGATGGAAGTCGAGTTGACGGTCATCAGTGGCCATGGCGATTTCCTCGCCGAAGCGGCCCTGGATGCTGCCGGCGTCGTGACCCATCGCGAGTACCTCACCGACTTGATCGGTGCCAACGCGGCTCGCTGTGCGCCGGCGTATGCCTTGGCAATTCTCGCCGAGAAGATGTGGGACTAA
- a CDS encoding DUF1598 domain-containing protein: MKALLHLRFRFALVMILGVAMTATLVQAGQFLNNNRNAVGGVSINVDGQLTSAPPEVKRQLRQLMLDSMEKVPGDMTMPVKMRKVSLRGLNDAIKASVQNNGGKLPDAVKYMAGLQRIEYVFVDEANNDVVIAGPAEGWTVDESGNVVGVTTGRPVLLLDDFIVAMQTTEEARRGGITCSIDPTAEGRQNLDNYLASLTRMDASVKDGVERAMGSQVITITGVPKDSHFARVLVAADFRMKRIAMHLDPSPVRGLPSYLDMLPSARAVQNAMPRWWLACNYQPLAQSEDGLAWQLRGPGVKAMTEDEIVAEDGSVAQTGKTSAIPQKWADAMTKNYEELSAEDKVFGDLRNVMDMCVIAALLQKEQLLKKANLELDMIQSDSSPVKLEAFPVPDTVPTFFSAMKKGRQWVITASGGVDINSWEVASHSENVAGMDKLRTEQLASATTNVWWWN; encoded by the coding sequence ATGAAGGCCCTTTTGCACCTGCGCTTTCGCTTTGCCCTGGTGATGATCCTTGGCGTTGCCATGACCGCGACGCTGGTCCAGGCAGGTCAATTCCTGAACAACAATCGAAACGCCGTGGGTGGTGTCTCGATCAACGTCGATGGTCAGCTCACTTCGGCTCCGCCCGAAGTGAAGCGTCAACTTCGCCAGTTGATGCTCGATTCGATGGAAAAGGTCCCCGGCGACATGACCATGCCGGTCAAGATGCGAAAGGTTTCGCTCCGCGGTCTGAACGACGCCATCAAGGCTTCGGTCCAGAACAATGGCGGCAAGCTGCCAGACGCCGTGAAGTACATGGCGGGTCTGCAGCGAATTGAATATGTCTTCGTCGACGAAGCCAACAACGACGTCGTCATCGCCGGTCCAGCCGAAGGTTGGACGGTTGACGAATCGGGTAACGTCGTCGGTGTGACCACCGGTCGTCCGGTTCTGTTGCTGGACGATTTCATCGTCGCCATGCAAACCACCGAAGAAGCCCGTCGTGGTGGCATCACCTGCTCGATCGATCCAACCGCCGAAGGTCGCCAGAACCTGGACAACTACCTGGCCAGCCTGACCCGTATGGACGCCAGCGTCAAAGATGGTGTCGAACGTGCGATGGGTTCGCAGGTCATCACCATCACCGGTGTGCCCAAGGATAGCCACTTCGCCCGCGTGCTGGTCGCTGCTGACTTCCGCATGAAGCGTATCGCCATGCACCTTGACCCAAGCCCAGTCCGTGGCCTGCCTAGCTACCTCGACATGCTCCCTTCGGCTCGTGCGGTGCAGAACGCCATGCCACGTTGGTGGTTGGCTTGCAACTACCAGCCACTCGCCCAGAGCGAAGACGGCCTCGCCTGGCAGCTGCGTGGTCCTGGGGTGAAGGCCATGACCGAAGACGAAATCGTCGCCGAAGATGGTTCGGTCGCGCAGACCGGCAAGACCAGCGCGATCCCACAGAAGTGGGCTGATGCCATGACCAAGAACTACGAAGAGCTGTCGGCTGAAGACAAGGTCTTCGGCGATCTGCGAAACGTGATGGACATGTGCGTTATCGCCGCTCTGCTGCAGAAAGAACAACTGCTGAAGAAGGCCAACCTGGAACTGGACATGATCCAGAGCGATTCGAGCCCAGTCAAACTGGAAGCCTTCCCAGTGCCAGACACCGTGCCGACTTTCTTCAGTGCCATGAAGAAGGGTCGCCAGTGGGTGATCACCGCTTCGGGCGGCGTCGACATCAACTCGTGGGAAGTCGCCAGCCACAGCGAAAACGTTGCTGGCATGGACAAGCTGCGAACCGAGCAGCTCGCTTCCGCCACGACCAACGTCTGGTGGTGGAACTAA
- a CDS encoding sigma 54-interacting transcriptional regulator gives MIAYLIIREGSKWTDVFRLVEGQNVTIGRAPTNQIVIKDDRCSRYHAEIFLSQGVWTIRDLDSRNGTTVEDSPIRGDQALTPGNIIRVANTQLAFVNDLSAAFPDGSSSSSHLFDSNAAVDQTMVGYDSEHVLDIAEPTNITHRRQQTRFLKPEREDAKEGSVVPRVGRAAARLCQLAFELAQQADIIAVANLALEGLFESTQVDSGAVLLLPRGFKGPSTEKDLELISSRTDKLPVYHRISRFLANTVLREGEAVLARNVTDDSRFGSRDSKGDIHATSVLAAPIRQNGKVIGLIHLYSTDAGRIPDPEDLEFTLAVAENVALALKNLERQQELTETISQSMVEIDELRQKLGAESNIVGSSPLILDVQKQIARVAPSRATILITGESGVGKELVARAVHFASTRKKGPFVCLNCAALTESLLESELFGHEKGAFTGATDRKVGKFEAAHRGTLMLDEIGEMSEAIQAKFLRVLEGHPFERVGGNEAVQVDVRVTAATNRDLEKEVERGRFRRDLFFRLRVVEINVPPLRKRPEDILDLASYFVQKYNAETGRRILGFTQSAIDDLKKYRWPGNVREMKNVIERAVVLSQTERISSDDLALSNLTASSDTAELSAVKSGYEPLSLADLEKRHIGATLRATGWNKSRTAGILGIERSTLDRKIRRYHIQPPAEA, from the coding sequence ATGATCGCATATTTGATTATTCGAGAAGGTTCCAAGTGGACCGATGTCTTTCGCCTCGTCGAAGGGCAAAACGTGACGATCGGCCGTGCGCCCACCAACCAGATTGTGATCAAGGATGATCGCTGCAGCCGTTATCACGCAGAAATCTTCCTATCGCAGGGGGTATGGACCATCCGTGATCTCGATTCGCGGAATGGGACCACTGTAGAAGACTCCCCCATTCGTGGTGATCAGGCACTGACGCCAGGCAATATTATTCGCGTCGCCAACACCCAACTCGCCTTCGTCAACGATCTGTCTGCCGCTTTCCCCGATGGTTCTTCCAGCAGCAGTCATTTGTTCGACTCGAACGCGGCCGTCGATCAGACGATGGTTGGATACGACAGCGAACATGTACTGGATATCGCCGAACCAACGAACATCACCCACCGCCGGCAGCAGACCCGATTCTTGAAGCCGGAACGCGAAGACGCCAAAGAAGGCTCGGTCGTACCGCGTGTTGGTCGTGCTGCGGCTCGATTGTGCCAATTGGCCTTCGAGTTGGCTCAACAGGCCGACATCATTGCCGTGGCAAACCTGGCCCTGGAAGGTCTCTTCGAGAGCACCCAGGTCGACTCAGGCGCCGTCTTGCTTCTGCCGCGTGGGTTCAAAGGACCGTCGACGGAAAAAGACCTGGAACTGATCAGCTCTCGAACCGATAAGCTTCCGGTTTACCATCGCATTTCTCGCTTTCTGGCCAATACGGTGCTCCGTGAAGGGGAAGCAGTCTTGGCCCGCAACGTCACCGACGACAGCCGTTTCGGTAGCCGCGACAGCAAAGGGGATATCCATGCGACCAGTGTTTTGGCGGCCCCGATCCGGCAGAACGGCAAGGTCATTGGCCTGATTCATCTTTACTCGACCGATGCCGGCAGAATCCCGGATCCGGAAGACCTTGAGTTCACCTTGGCCGTCGCCGAGAACGTTGCCCTCGCACTGAAAAACCTGGAACGCCAGCAGGAACTGACCGAGACCATTTCGCAGTCGATGGTCGAGATCGACGAGCTGCGGCAGAAGCTGGGGGCGGAAAGCAATATCGTCGGCAGCAGTCCGCTGATCCTCGACGTACAGAAGCAGATTGCCCGCGTCGCTCCGAGCCGGGCCACGATTTTGATCACCGGCGAAAGTGGAGTCGGTAAAGAACTGGTTGCACGTGCGGTACACTTCGCGAGCACTCGCAAGAAAGGGCCGTTCGTCTGTTTGAACTGTGCTGCGCTGACCGAGTCGCTGCTTGAGAGCGAACTGTTCGGCCACGAGAAAGGTGCGTTCACCGGAGCAACCGATCGCAAGGTCGGCAAGTTCGAGGCGGCCCATCGCGGAACGCTGATGCTCGACGAAATTGGCGAGATGAGCGAAGCGATTCAGGCCAAGTTCCTCCGCGTTTTGGAAGGCCATCCTTTTGAACGGGTCGGTGGGAACGAAGCGGTTCAAGTCGATGTTCGCGTGACTGCGGCGACCAATCGCGACCTGGAGAAAGAAGTCGAACGGGGACGCTTCCGTCGCGACTTGTTCTTCCGATTGCGGGTGGTGGAAATCAATGTGCCTCCCCTGCGAAAGCGGCCGGAAGACATTCTCGATCTAGCTTCCTACTTCGTGCAAAAATACAACGCGGAAACAGGACGCCGTATCCTGGGGTTCACCCAGTCTGCGATCGATGACTTGAAGAAGTACCGTTGGCCTGGCAACGTGCGCGAGATGAAGAATGTCATCGAACGCGCGGTGGTTCTTTCGCAGACCGAACGCATCAGTTCGGACGATCTGGCGTTGTCGAACCTGACCGCCAGCAGCGATACGGCGGAACTAAGTGCCGTGAAGAGTGGGTACGAACCCCTCTCGCTCGCCGATCTGGAAAAACGGCACATCGGTGCCACGCTACGGGCAACCGGCTGGAACAAGAGCCGGACTGCGGGAATCCTGGGGATCGAACGTTCGACGCTCGATCGAAAGATCCGCCGCTATCATATTCAGCCCCCTGCCGAGGCCTAG
- a CDS encoding chemotaxis protein CheX, which yields MSSVMESFANLSGANSVLADAVVHSVQKALTMCGASARCVGVATVPLRDKGLVTGIIGVHGRVSGFITVNMSEVMAISVVEGLLQEDFGKLTSQVVDGAGEVTNMICGGIKSQLAKTNFSFQGITVPSIIVGEGYSMAFARGLDFVSATFEHDNPEAVMLDDRLLSVSMCFLKL from the coding sequence ATGTCTTCTGTCATGGAATCCTTTGCGAACTTGTCGGGTGCCAACAGTGTTCTGGCTGATGCCGTTGTTCATTCTGTCCAGAAGGCATTAACGATGTGCGGTGCGTCGGCCCGTTGTGTTGGTGTCGCGACGGTTCCTTTGCGAGACAAAGGCCTGGTGACGGGCATCATCGGTGTGCATGGCCGCGTGTCGGGCTTCATCACGGTGAACATGTCGGAGGTGATGGCGATCTCGGTGGTTGAAGGCCTGCTGCAAGAAGACTTCGGCAAGCTCACCAGCCAGGTGGTCGATGGTGCCGGTGAAGTCACCAACATGATTTGTGGTGGCATCAAGTCGCAACTGGCCAAGACGAACTTCTCGTTCCAGGGAATCACGGTGCCTTCGATCATCGTCGGCGAAGGCTACTCGATGGCGTTTGCCCGCGGGTTGGACTTCGTCAGCGCGACATTCGAGCACGACAATCCAGAGGCGGTGATGCTGGACGATCGATTGTTGTCGGTCAGCATGTGCTTTTTGAAACTGTAA
- a CDS encoding thioredoxin family protein produces MLGITLAILLQVSAVGDQPAQYDDAFKTAMETGKPMLVLVGTDWCPACVTMKQSIMPRLKRAGRLSGVVYTEVDADAQPRIAQRIMSGGGYPQLALYRKTKDGWRRQILIGVQSESTIQTIVERAVAAQKEDAGKLEVLPVSQ; encoded by the coding sequence ATGCTCGGCATTACCCTGGCCATTCTGTTGCAAGTTTCCGCCGTCGGTGACCAACCCGCACAGTACGACGACGCATTCAAGACCGCAATGGAAACCGGCAAACCAATGCTCGTTTTGGTTGGTACCGATTGGTGCCCAGCGTGCGTGACGATGAAGCAATCGATCATGCCACGTCTGAAGCGAGCAGGCCGCTTGAGCGGTGTCGTTTACACGGAAGTCGACGCGGATGCTCAGCCTCGGATTGCACAGCGCATCATGTCAGGCGGTGGCTATCCTCAGTTGGCTTTGTACCGCAAGACGAAGGATGGCTGGCGTCGCCAGATCCTGATCGGCGTCCAGTCGGAATCGACGATCCAGACCATCGTAGAGCGTGCCGTTGCTGCTCAGAAAGAAGACGCTGGCAAGCTGGAAGTGCTGCCCGTTTCGCAGTAA
- a CDS encoding Gfo/Idh/MocA family oxidoreductase, whose amino-acid sequence MVLHIGVVGLGCDWESRHRPALHSLQDRFKVEFICDEVALRARNAASQFNAMAPNGFRRAISADHIDAVFLLDQQWSGLLPMQSACAAGKAVYLNTALEMDADSQSELVRLIETTKVPFMIEFPRRFAPATIRLKELIATQLGQPKLIFCHHRITPANGSNSPRSLIIQRYLAEIFDWCRYIVDGKPESLFSVSYPRAEQPSDIEYQMLSVDFQSKEDPARRVVAQISAGTYLRSDWPEAVSFRPPAAMQVCCENGIAFIDLPNTLIWFNGAGRHMESLEGERPVGERLLASFHRLLENGNHHFDCLNEFRESTRVIQAARQSIAENRRIVF is encoded by the coding sequence ATGGTGCTACATATTGGCGTGGTTGGATTGGGCTGTGATTGGGAATCACGACACCGCCCTGCCCTTCACTCGCTGCAAGATCGATTTAAGGTCGAATTCATTTGTGATGAAGTTGCGCTTCGAGCGCGCAACGCCGCTTCGCAGTTCAATGCGATGGCCCCAAACGGATTTCGACGAGCGATTTCCGCCGATCATATCGACGCGGTGTTTTTGCTCGATCAGCAATGGTCTGGCTTGCTGCCGATGCAATCCGCTTGCGCTGCGGGTAAAGCCGTTTATCTGAATACCGCCCTCGAAATGGACGCGGATTCTCAAAGCGAACTGGTCCGTTTGATCGAGACGACCAAAGTTCCTTTCATGATCGAATTTCCGCGGCGGTTCGCCCCCGCCACGATTCGTCTGAAAGAGTTGATCGCAACGCAGTTGGGCCAACCTAAGCTGATCTTCTGTCATCATCGCATCACGCCGGCGAATGGCAGCAACAGTCCGCGTTCGCTGATCATTCAGCGTTACCTGGCCGAGATCTTCGATTGGTGTCGTTACATCGTTGATGGCAAGCCTGAGTCGCTATTTAGCGTTAGTTATCCTCGCGCTGAACAGCCCAGCGACATCGAATATCAGATGCTCAGCGTTGACTTCCAATCGAAGGAAGACCCGGCCCGTCGCGTGGTCGCTCAGATCAGCGCCGGGACCTATCTGCGAAGTGATTGGCCTGAAGCCGTTTCTTTCCGTCCGCCCGCCGCGATGCAGGTTTGCTGCGAGAATGGCATCGCCTTCATCGATCTGCCCAATACGTTGATCTGGTTCAACGGTGCCGGCCGGCATATGGAATCGCTGGAAGGGGAACGCCCTGTCGGCGAACGCTTGCTGGCGTCGTTTCATCGACTGTTGGAGAATGGCAATCATCACTTCGATTGCCTGAATGAATTTCGCGAGTCAACTCGCGTGATTCAGGCGGCTCGGCAAAGCATCGCCGAAAACCGCCGAATTGTTTTCTAG
- a CDS encoding serine/threonine-protein kinase codes for MLTTTQQNLQPTLSITGGASERKCPVELLQRYESLIHAKRSSWTEHYALRRLLGSGGQGLVFLTERRGANGFTLPLAIKVFSPERFESATQYNEAMARNARVASRVAQIQQHNLLEIHNFLDSSSIRIMVMEWVDGYDLQQLSTPGMVERIRPRVSDERWNYINQVVVTKGPQQPRFKPGVAVAIARDCLAALAALHREGIVHADVKPSNIMLKRTGTGKLIDIGSAFEIENAPDTRTCTPAYAAPEVLEGAEATPRSDLASLGYVLIEMLSGRSLFGHIQNFRELLETKRFLAQRLLDILPNEVTCNELLMNFCRRLIAPDPSRRFPSAEDADLRSGGAASFHRQLVKGDLAVEYENEIRLWIEELQQTEEVR; via the coding sequence ATGCTGACTACCACCCAACAGAACCTTCAGCCGACGCTTTCGATCACTGGCGGTGCCTCGGAGCGGAAGTGCCCGGTTGAACTGCTCCAGCGGTACGAGTCGCTAATCCACGCCAAGCGTTCCAGTTGGACGGAACATTACGCGTTGCGTCGCCTGCTTGGTTCAGGCGGACAAGGTCTCGTCTTTTTGACCGAGCGGCGTGGTGCCAATGGCTTCACGCTTCCTTTGGCTATTAAGGTCTTCTCACCCGAGCGTTTCGAGAGCGCCACGCAGTACAACGAGGCAATGGCCCGCAATGCTCGGGTTGCGTCGCGAGTTGCCCAGATCCAACAGCACAACCTGCTTGAAATCCATAACTTTCTCGACTCAAGCTCCATTCGCATCATGGTGATGGAATGGGTCGATGGTTACGACCTGCAGCAGCTTTCAACACCGGGCATGGTCGAACGAATCCGCCCGCGCGTCTCGGACGAACGGTGGAACTACATCAATCAGGTGGTGGTGACCAAGGGACCGCAGCAGCCTCGTTTCAAGCCGGGCGTGGCGGTGGCGATCGCGCGTGACTGTCTCGCTGCTTTGGCGGCGCTGCATCGCGAAGGGATCGTGCATGCCGACGTGAAGCCGTCGAACATCATGCTCAAGCGTACCGGGACCGGTAAGCTGATCGATATCGGCTCGGCCTTCGAGATCGAGAACGCCCCCGACACGCGAACCTGTACGCCTGCGTACGCGGCTCCTGAGGTGCTGGAAGGTGCCGAAGCGACCCCACGCAGCGATCTGGCCAGCCTGGGCTACGTGTTAATCGAGATGCTCTCGGGGCGTTCGCTGTTCGGGCATATCCAGAACTTCCGCGAACTGCTGGAAACCAAACGTTTCCTCGCTCAGCGGTTGCTCGACATCCTTCCGAACGAAGTCACCTGCAACGAACTGCTGATGAACTTCTGTCGCCGGCTGATTGCCCCCGATCCGTCGCGTCGCTTTCCTTCGGCCGAAGACGCCGATCTGCGAAGCGGAGGCGCGGCTTCGTTCCATCGCCAACTGGTGAAGGGGGACCTGGCCGTGGAATATGAAAACGAGATCCGTCTTTGGATCGAAGAACTGCAGCAGACCGAAGAAGTTCGCTAG
- a CDS encoding D-2-hydroxyacid dehydrogenase, which translates to MKIALCYQTQPEFIEAIAQVAPDAEIIDAGQERIAEAILEADIFCGHAKVPMPWPEVVKQGKLKWIQSSAAGMDHCLVPEVIASDIIVSSASGLFANQVAEQTFSLLLGLIRSLPVFFRAQNVKDYTRRPTNDLHGKTVGIVGLGGNGRRIAEILSAFQTRIIATDLFPYDKPDHVEELWPADRLDDLLAESDVVILTLPLNASTYHIIDEGRFAAMKQDAWFINVARGQVVKEVCLIEALQSGKLAGAGIDVAEIEPLPHDSPLWEMSNVIITPHVGAQGATRNADATALFCTNLKRYLDGQPPINLVDKQLGFPVRKPS; encoded by the coding sequence ATGAAAATCGCTCTCTGTTACCAGACCCAGCCGGAATTCATCGAGGCCATCGCCCAGGTCGCCCCAGACGCCGAAATCATCGACGCCGGGCAAGAGCGGATTGCCGAAGCAATCCTCGAAGCCGACATCTTCTGTGGACACGCCAAAGTCCCGATGCCATGGCCTGAGGTCGTGAAGCAGGGAAAACTGAAGTGGATCCAGTCTTCCGCGGCCGGCATGGACCACTGCCTGGTGCCAGAAGTCATCGCTTCGGACATCATCGTTTCGAGCGCCTCGGGCCTCTTCGCGAACCAGGTGGCCGAACAAACGTTCTCTCTATTATTGGGTTTGATCCGATCGCTGCCGGTCTTCTTCCGGGCCCAGAACGTGAAAGATTACACCCGACGCCCCACCAACGACCTACATGGCAAGACGGTTGGGATCGTCGGTCTCGGCGGAAATGGCCGCCGGATCGCCGAGATCCTGTCGGCATTCCAAACCCGGATCATCGCTACTGACTTGTTTCCGTACGACAAACCGGACCATGTCGAAGAACTTTGGCCGGCCGATCGCCTGGACGACCTGTTGGCGGAATCAGATGTTGTCATCCTGACTCTGCCGCTGAACGCGAGCACCTATCACATCATCGATGAAGGCCGATTTGCCGCCATGAAGCAGGATGCCTGGTTCATCAACGTGGCCCGCGGTCAGGTCGTCAAAGAAGTCTGCCTGATCGAAGCCTTGCAGTCGGGCAAGTTGGCTGGGGCAGGGATCGATGTCGCCGAAATCGAACCGTTGCCACACGACAGCCCTCTGTGGGAGATGTCGAACGTCATCATCACACCACACGTCGGTGCCCAAGGGGCCACCCGCAACGCCGATGCGACTGCCCTGTTTTGTACCAACCTGAAACGCTACCTGGACGGACAACCTCCAATTAATCTAGTAGATAAGCAACTTGGATTCCCGGTTCGAAAGCCTTCGTAG